gttgttgttgttgtagcagtgcttcgccccacctaataggtgcgaccgatcacaaattgtcaccggTATCCTCGAACGGGAGTCCAAGCAAActcgctgtttcaacaggggtggagcataatgaaaggggtgttagaggcttaggttccacattacaattaaagagatggttggtgtcatgtggggacacattgcaagcagggcatatattttatatgccggggttgattctggataggtaagagtttaacctgtgacAGTATCCAGAACTATCACAACTATCCAGAGTTACtcgcttttccctggggagtatgcggtcctcttccgcaagttttgggtactgttctttgagtactggattcaccgggcaattcctagcataaaggtacgacgcctgtttgtggagttcactgaggacctgcttgtgtttttttgcttcatacggctgagttctcaggtgtcgtatttcctcataatgcttacggagattactctttaagcccctaagcggtgttggatcaacaatcagatgtctgttgggatgcccaggtttctgagtattctacagaaactgtttggttagcatttaatttctttcccttattgggagttttctcgcttcattgtgcaggtggtattccgaggacataagaaggcagcccgtagcggttttgggggcagcattctggcaggcctgtattttcttccagtgagtaacctttatgcttggcgaccatatcggagacgcgtaccatgcaaacgtctatttatatttaccccaagtacagccgatttatcgaattatattaaatatttgttacagctctggattttcgttacaattactagtgcatgctctccaagatgtagatcctgatcgaaagtcacacccaaaattttaaggtgtaagacagtcggtagggtaatgtcatatggttaacatttggcgcggccatgttttaaataaggtcatcgatgatttggttggtgacaatatcaggtttcgcgaggcgacaaaactggagagattggggagatagctgtttttttattacaaagctcatcgatgtaggaaacaatagcatagtgtagaagcaatagtgactcctggtggtaaaggtagctattgatatgtagaagttaagcagaagttttgaatatgagtttttttaagttattgcaaaaaaagcgttgaggatttttattatcttaccaggtaccttcgtacatgtttctaagaatgaagaataaaacctattcaaactcaattttgacaaggacaaagccgctgagacttcgctatactttaacatacaatacgttacacCTTTtcagcacaactatcattttttgattttattaaattttataaaatgtttcttcctctacagttccatttcggtattggatggtaaatatggctttcgcattttctccatcaataactgtgacaaggtggaagaaatctatgcgcgtaaatcgcaacatattatcttggtcgagcgtttcttcaatagctctctagtggtgactGTTTAccaatgttacacttcaaaaagaaccaaaatatctgccattgcatctacggctcaaatacccacagtatatgaatgaatcgaacgcatctaattgtctgcctaacggatagtatacatattcatcaaatcgaaaatattgcaccaaacgaactgggtctgaatactgaaacagtaaacatattcaaaatcgataagaaggctgtgatgatggcaTTAGACGGTGAGttattgaataacatacgaaaaccatttTATCCCATCTacttatttgcattacagctttaGCTTTACAAGTAGCAAAAATTGATGCCGCCAGGCAATTGGAAAAAACagagaagcattcatcacactgtacggatgatgcaaagtcagaaactgctgttgtaactgctgccaccgacacaacggtcatctctacttcgccgagtagcggctgttCCGACtaactatcgaagacagtatcatcatatcttttgccaacacaggtcagCGATGTGCTTacgcaggaccgtgccttcgctactttatgATGAATGTCAATTCCCACCAATGGCTATTGCGGCGCGCCATTTACCAACAAGATGACGGCGCATTATAGATAAAGAACGTTTGACTGCCGCAGCGAgagcttaaacaatttttgtttgaacttaaaaaaggattatgcatttttttactgGTTTAGTGTAGGCTGTTGCGGCGACGTTTGAAGtgtgaaatttattaaaattttaatttgatagtaAGTTTAAACCAAAAAATGCTTAAGCTTTACAAGCATTTAATTAttatgaatataatataatataatataacaatattttgCTATGTACAGTGCTGGCCACTTAGACGACGCTGCaacaatatagctcaaagcaattaatatattttttatgttgttattaaagtacttatttcttttttttttttatgcagccaccgtggtgtgatggtagcgtgctccgcctatcacaccgtatgccctgggttcaactcccgggcaaagcaacatcaaaattttagaaataagatttttcaattagaagaaaatttttctaagcggggtcgcccctcggcagtgtctggcaagcgctccgattgtatttctgccatgaaaagctctcagtgaaaactcgccttgcagatgccgttcggagtcggcataaaacatgtaggtcccgtccggccaatttgtagggaaaaatcaagaggagcacgacgcaaattggaagagaagctcggccttagatctcttcggaggttatcgcgccttacatttattttatttttatttcttttttatatcaaccaattaagcgagtttatgttattattaaaatacttactttgctttatatgaactgtattaatttaagttacaatttcatgtacatatataataaagtatgtcgtggtacgattgctgttggaattagatttgaaaccaatcaatacttctgctaagggttgcagaattattgctggaatgattatatttagaacaataataagtctgactcaattactagtcctacatttttaaattcatattttactttactttattactttcaaattcaattacgacagcaatctgattccacgacacctttgaatattcttgatctgaaaaaaaagtaaacctaatctgaatttctactaagctttaagttgtagattattcaaataattggagttttttctaaagcttaaaattattttctgcccgcttagaaaagatttcaattggaaaacaaaaaccaattaagcgagtttatttattattaaagtacttacttcttttttatatgaactgtattaatataagttccaatttcatgtacatatataataatattgaaaataataaatattgaaaattaaatctttttggttcatattttattcatgtgactgttccaggtaaagtaaatcggcaggtaaaattcaagttatatggcggttatataaatggtaaaaccgcagtaaacttTATTGTCAAAacactcgaaaatgtagagtgaaatgactgaagaaatgaccgccatttgacgagcattgtgccgTGTGTAagcagaacagtgctatgcttacatcctataagtgggagcggaatgcacgatcacattaataggaacgaaacggaaaatttggtcagaaaagttcatcacgcccatgcaaacgtgactatgaatataatcgctgcagaaagtcacaatgaccgtaaaatgactagccaaatgacgtggagcgtttttgcagggtagcccctattaatacctatatgacactaccttATTATCGTCtattttttcttgaattttatCTTCAAGTTTTTGTCGCAccccctcctaatacggcttcagtactggtgtaagtgtgtaaactatatttaaaaaaactaacgaaatacaaggaaaatacaatctaattctttaaaaacaaacgagccagtttgtatttcgataggtttttgtgacattcggccgtttttttctttattttttttcgacacatgaaaattttgattttagtttgaaaatttggagcataaaaataaaattaaaatcaactttcttatgaaaaaagtgaaccattggagaccgaaataattttcgcgatgtatttgcattgtttttattgttaaaagtgttaatgtaaaaataaaatgtaaaacataaacaaaaatatgtcaaactcactaattttggggaatAGTGATCTCACTTTTTCATGatggaaattgtttttttttgtgtttgaagttccgataaagtttcgtcagtttttttagcctggaatagaagcaaaaataaagtagtgtcatatatgcttaagcttccctgcaaaaatcgtgtgaccaaaaacgcacacagccacacgaatttttgacaggggtgacgatttggaatgacaaattgtgcaaatgaaatagcatgctgacaaattttgctttcccacaatgtatcgtgcactctcgcacctattattttcatagggatagcaaaatacgtcatttttgcgtgcaaaaaatccgccatttctaattctgcagaaaagtggaaaattttttccatttgtgtgatttacattttgcagaaattaatatacgcattctttaatattCTTTGGTCTACTaagtgtgttttagcaaaaaaaaactcatatcaatgtgtgcatgtttataaagaaagaaagtgaaatatgtaattgcataatataaataatcgtgagcaattctactgcagaatagtaaattttgatttccacatacatacaagaaaaaattcttgttaccattaagatttattatccaaaattgaaaaaaaaagattagaaaattcgatgtaaaaaaacggctatgtgtgcaataaaatagcctctcttgttgagatactcctccatggtctccattaattattgtgacggaggtgtgtttgcagcagcaaagtgaacccaaacagtgtaggtcgtggtggttgttgttcgtggtccgcatcaactggaccaggtgggtatataccacaacagcaaccgggtaatgcaaggccacgatagcagcagcaacaacctcccaagACTGGCTATCATCGtcgatttataaaaaaacagtgttgtgcatctgtaatgcttaaatatttcctctgttgaaacagttccacgattcactgttcaacgaaagcagcagccagcgtatgccaccaccgaacagctgataacaaaaacttggatgcacagcagtttaaagctaaaatggaagttgaggaaatatctgaaaataaggtaaatatatgtttcgcgttattaacaaaatcgccctaaattttatgaattaacagatcgctacgaacgacaaagcacccgaacgtgtgatcaaagaaagcactacagaaattattgccggtggggccgtattctacaatccagtacaagaatttaatcgtgatttaagtatttcagtacttaatgtatactcAAAGCGGTTGAGAAGAGAGCGGGAAGTGGCGGCGcataaaaatccacaaaatacaaaggaaagcaagcaatgctaatgacaagaaacAATACACGGCTGAAGGTGTAAAATAGGACGAtggactgcgaatattggaagcgcttgctgcaacaggtttacgtagcataagttatgcaaaagaagtagcaggcgtgcgtgaaattgttgcaaatgatctatctaaggtggcagtagattccattagcgtaaatatgcgacacaatggagtggaacatttaattgtgccaagcgaaggggatgcaatgtaggtttgatatacgaatcaatagctagtgatttaactgtaataatcaataataaaattcgcaataggactctcatgtacctttcaacttcatatgagaaacgtttcgatgttatagacctagatccttatggttggccgaatcgctttctggatggcgctatacaatcactgacgAGTGGCGGTTCATTATTTGTAACTGCGAATGATATGACTGTGCTGGCAGCCAATACGCCTGAAGCCTGCAATACCAAATATAGTTAtgtgcctttgcgtatgaaatgctgccatgagatgggattgcgtatactattgcattgcattgaaaAGCACTCTAATCtttattgaaaatatattgagccacttttgagcatttctgccaatttttatatacgcgtatttgtgcgtatgcatagtagtcaagcgaagtgtaaatatagcatgaggttggtatacagcattttggccttttaccacaatccaattacttaccatatctttatattatgaacacagcaaacaatgaatggtatttcaatgcactggttgtgatacctatacgctacagcctatgggtattataaaaagcaagatctcagataaatgcaatgcggaagtaaaattcggtataccaactggaccaaatgttaatacaaattgtgcgcattgcggtgataaacatcatgtaagtttcaactatccaacttaagtatttaaactcgaataaatcaaattatttccttcttacttaattggtgcttaactgtttaaacggctatgtccgttcaaaaaggcgcgtcagtcgctttttcagagggttaactggcaccaattgttcacaccaaattgtttcttatattcccaaatatagaTGGGCGGTCCACTTTGGTCGCATCCCATACATGATCAACGTTTATTGAAGAATTGCTACAAATCATAGAAGAAAAGCCGCCAAGTGATTTAGACACACAACGTCGTTCaaaaggtgtgttatcggcggtatgcctgaacttgtattgagtacatgagtttttatgtaataaatattcatcatatccaacatcaatacctcgcattcaattgtggacgctgtacgcactacattgggttcacgtaatatggacaagcatattgttgattccagtggtaaggccacaatttcaaatgatggggcaaccattaagaaactattggataaaataataacacaacgtagcgtgctcaagtggtataagaTTATCTAGAAAAGATATTTCGTAACGAAAACCCTGGAAGATTACCGCGCGTTGTCTActgtggttcaacaaaatataacttggatgtttgttgctctttttcaattttcctgaatacaaatgtctggattggaaaaatttcaagcaaataaagcttggcgtgcaaaagtcaagaaattacttgtcatgcaacggtaaatgcttataaatatatcattaaaattatatgcttgtttatgatgagccattcgagtgagcatggagatggatgttttaaatactgtagagtaaattggcttactatataagaatttgaaatttttccaaatctttgactaaaaagtagctactagcttgtagaactttattactttacttttaaaaagataaatcactttagcatggtaatatatacctattattaaaaattaatacaaacaatatcttcaacatttttttctcgattcacgaacacatttagaaaggctacaacgcctgccaacgctttagcttggatttagaggaggatctacaaactttgctaGATGCAGCTGCGCGTGCCATCCATGTTATTGTGGATATTCAGGATATGTTATTATGGATATTCAACTCATCTGGTATCTataattgttcaataaatttattcgttcaaTATTCACGATACATTTTAATTATATATTCGTTTAAtgataaattcaaaagtaaagtaatataaaaattttcacatcaaatataacatgaaatataaaaatttgaaatgcgatttttaaagaaaaattaaagttttaacaataacaagtatttcataacaacgtgtagtaaatccctacagacagcccgtggcaattctgagagcagtattttggcaggcctgtagcttcttccagtaggtaatttttaggcttggcgaccatatgggtgacgcatagcacttaattggctggctaattgctttgtgtgtagtcatgagcgtttctttatcctttccccaggtactgccagcgagggatttgaggattttggtacggctctgaattctaggaacaattgcggctgcgtgctcaccaaaatgtagatcctgatgaaagtcacacccaaaattttaaggtgtaagaca
The DNA window shown above is from Eurosta solidaginis isolate ZX-2024a chromosome 2, ASM4086904v1, whole genome shotgun sequence and carries:
- the LOC137242351 gene encoding tRNA (guanine(26)-N(2))-dimethyltransferase-like, which codes for MRHNGVEHLIVPSEGDAMTLMYLSTSYEKRFDVIDLDPYGWPNRFLDGAIQSLTSGGSLFVTANDMTVLAANTPEACNTKYSYVPLRMKCCHEMGLRILLHCIEKHSNLY